The DNA region TGGGCTGGACAGGTCAAAGGTGCTGGCCTCCGCGGTCCTAGGGGTGTGCCTGGTGGTGTCCGCCTTCGTGTTGGGGATGGCGGCGGACCGGATCAAGGGCAGCGAGAGGTACGTTACGGTCAAGGGGTTCTCGGAGATGGAAGTCCGGGCGGACCTGGCGGTGTGGCCCATAATGTTCAAGGTGTCCGCCAACGACCTGGGCACCCTGCAGCGGCTCAACGATAGGGCCAAGGGGGAGATAAAGGCCTTTCTGACCTCCATGGGCTTCTCGCCCCAGGAGATATCCGAGGCGCCCCCCCAGATAACGGACCTGAAGACCCAGTTCGCGGTGGATCAGGGGATGAGGATAGAGGAGCGCTACGTGTCCCAGAGCTACGTGACCTTGAGGACCGGCCAGGTGGACAAGGTCAAGGTGGCCATGGAGAGGGCTGGGGATCTGGTCAGCAAGGGGGTGGTGCTCTCCCAGGAGTATGGGGTGATGCCGGAGTTCATCTTCACCAAGCTGGACTCCATAAAGCCCAAGATGGTGGCGGAGGCCACGGTTAGCGCCCGGCGCGCGGCGGAGCAGTTCGCCAGCGACTCCCAGAGCCGGCTTGGGGGGATAAGGCGGGCGGAGCAGGGTTACTTCAGCATCGAGGACAGGGACAAGGGCTCCCCGGACTACAAGCGGGTGCGGGTGGTTACCACCGTCCAGTACTACCTGGAGAACTGATCCGCCCCCCTTAAGCGGACGATGGTGCCTGGCCCTCAGCCATCCAGAAGGGCCAGGCACTCCACGTGGTCCGTCCAGGGGAAGAAGTCGTAGGGGATGATCTTCCTGCACCGGTACCCCCGGGCCTCCAGCATGTCCAGGTCCCTATTTAATGTCCCCGCGGAGCAGGACAGGTACGCCAGCCGGCGGACCTTGGTGGTCCCCAGCAGGTCCACCACCTCCGCCTCCAGGCCGGACCTTGGGGGGTTGACGTAGGCCAGCCGCTGGTTCTCCTGGAAGCGGGACATGAACAGGCCTATCTGGGGGGTCCGCTGGGCACAGGTCCCCTGGAGGAGCTTCGATGATGGGCTATTGAGCTTAGCCATGCGAAGCGCCAGGCCGGATATCTCCACCCCAAGGGTCTCGGCCCCGGCGGAGGAAAGGGCCCTCAGGGACACCCCGTCTCCGCAGTAGAGGTCCGCCGCCCCTAATCCCACCCCGGGGGATAGGAACCTCACCGCCTCGTCGATGGAGTCCCGGTGGAGCTCCGGGATCTGCTGGGTGAACGACCAGGGGCCGTAGAAGGTACCCAGGTCCCCCAGGGACCTCTCCTCCCCCCAAAGTAGCCGCCACTCCCCCCGGGAGAATATCCTCCTGCCCGCCACCGGGTTTGCGTGTCCCCATATGCCCCGGCACCCCGCCTGGGCCACCTTGCTCCACTCGATATCCAGGTGGGGCACCCCCCTTGACTTGAAGACCAGGGCCACCTGGGCGAAGGTTACCGCCACGAAGGCCAAGGGAAGCTCCGGGGGTAGCGACTCCGACAGTAGCCTCAGCGTCCGGTTCACCCGTTGGGACTGCACCGGGCAGTCCTCCAGGGGTATCAGCCGGTCCTGCCGCATCATGCCGAACCTCCAGCGGCGATCCACCACCGCCGCGTGGAGCCGGACCCTCTCCCGGTACCCCCAAAGGCGGTCTGGCCCCGGGGTCCTTATGGGGGATATGAGCCCCGTCCTCCCGGGCAGGGCCCTTCCGAGCCATTCCTCCTTCAGCCTCAGGCCCTCCTGGTAGGTCAGGTGGATGTACCTGCAGCCCCTGCAGTCCGGTGCGCACCTCATGACCTCTTGGGCCTCCCGGATGGAAGGTGCAGGTCCATGAAGATGCCCATTAGGCGGCATAGGGTGGTAACCCCCATGCAGACGTACATGGCCCAGTGATCCCCCATGATGGACCTGGCGGGGATGAAGACCAGGCTCCCCAGGATGGCGGCGGAGGCGTAGACCTCCCGTCGGAAGATCAATGGGGGGGTGCCGGACAGCACGTCCCTCAGTATGCCGCCCCCCACAGCGGTTATCACCCCCAGGGCCACCACTGTGAAGGTGCTCTGGAACCCCATGCTCACCGCCATCATGGATCCCCCGGCGGCGAAGGCCCCGAGCCCTATGGCGTCCAGCACCGCCACCGTCCTGTCCGCCTTGAGAACCGGGATGGGGCGGCCGAAGACCGCCAGGGAGGTCACTATGGCCAGGACGCAGTACCCCGGGTATCGGATCGCCAGGGGGGGAAGGTTCCCGGAGAGCACGTCCCGGGTTATCCCCCCGCCAACGGCGGTGATGAGCCCCAGCACCACCACGCCGAAGATGTCGAACCCCTTCCTTACCCCGGTGAACGCCCCGGAGGCGGCGAAGGCAAGGGTCCCCATGACTTCAAAGGTCCTCCACAGGGTGCCGCTGAAGTCCCAAAGGTCCATGATCGTCTTCCCCCTTAATTTCGTCCGCTGAAGTTTATCATAAAATGGAGCCAAGTTTTAGGCGCCCCTGGTGGCGGCCCGGAGGTGTTTACTCATGAGCGAGCAGGTGTGCATCTTCGTGAACGATGAGCTGGTTTGGGCCCTTGGGGGCGGAAGGGTAGTGGGATCCCCCGGACCGGGGAGTAGGGAGGAGAGGTACCTGGGACCCTACGTGGCCCTCCCCGGGGACTTCAACGGGCATGCCCACCCGGAGCAGTCCCTGTACGTGAACCTGGTGGAGGAGGGGTGGGACCTGGGTACCTGGTGCAGGAGGACCATATACGCCCACAGCGTCCACATGACGCCGGAGCTCATCTACCTCGGGTGCCTCAGGGCCTTCGGGAGGATGCTGCTCAACGGGATCACCTCCGTAGCGGTCTCGTTCTACTGCCACAACCGGATGGGCAACGGCCTGGACCGGGAGGTCATAAGGGCCGCCCTGGACGCGGGGATCAGGATCATGTTCGGCCGGATGAACTACGACGTGGTCTCCCCCGATGCCTACCCGGAGAAGAGGGCCTCCCAGGAGTCCTACAACGAGGGGACCGCCTATGAGGGACACCTCATCTCCCTGATGGAGGAGTTCCGGGGATTTGAGGGGGTTGACGTAGTCCCGTCCCTTCACAGCTTCCACGCCAACACCCTGGAGGGGATCGCCAAGGGGATGGAGCTGGCGGCGGAGATGTCCGCCCCCCTTCAGTTCCATCTCTCGGAGGATCCCCAGGACGTGGACATATGCCTGGACCTTTACGGGGAGCGACCGGTCTTCGTCCTGGCTAGGCTCATGGAGAGGGCGGGCCCGGTGCGGCTGTTGCTGTCTGACGCCATATGGCTGGACCGGGCGGAGAAGGAGATGTTGAGGGAGATGGGGGCCTCGGTGGTCTTCAACCCAAGGATGAACCGGAGGATGGGGGTCGGAACCGCTGACTTCCGAGGCATCATCGATAGGGGCATACCGGTCTACCTGGGCACCGACGGAGAGGCCAGCAACTACGGCCTGAGCGTGGAGGAGGAGAGGCGATTCCTCCGGGAGGAGTTCGAATGCGAGGTGGAGCCCATCCCCTTCTGCCTTCCCTCCGGGGTGGTGGGTTCATCGGAGGTGGGGGCCTTCGGTGACGTGAAGGTCCTGAGGGACGGGGCGGTGGAGGACGTCTTCGTGGGGGGCAGGAAGGTGGTATCCCAGGGTAGGCTACTCACCGTGGACCTGGACGAGGTGTGTGATAGGATAGCCCGGTTGACCGTCCTCTGGTGATCTCATGTGATAAAATATCGGAATAAACAACAAGGGGGTGACATAAAATGGACTTCAACGAGCTGTTCCCGGTGGGGACTTACAGGCGGATGGTGAAGAAGGTCTCCGTGTCCGACACGGTGACCAACAGGTCCAAGGCCTTGGAGGAGTTCATGTCCACCGCCGCCTTTCTGGAGACCATGACCCAGCTGGCGGTGGAGATCCTGGATCACAAGCTCCCGGAGGGGTTTGTTTCCGTGGGGGTGAGGTCCGAGGTTCATAACTTGGCTCCCGCGGTGCTGGGGGACGATGTGACCTTCACGGTGACGGTGGACCGGGTGGAGGGTAATCGGGTGGTCCTCTCCATGAAGGCGGACGATCCCCACGGCCCGGTTGCCACCGGACTTCAGGAGCGGGTGGTGGTGAGCACCGATTTGCTCGAGAAGAGGGTGTGGGAGCGCTTTGGAGGAAGGTGAGGTCCCGGGGGGCCAGATGATCATGCCTTGCGGTAGCGGACGAGGGGGGCCTTAGGCCCCCCTCGAGTCATCTCCATCCTCTCATCATCTGTTCGTGGTGACGTTGCTTCTCCCGATCCTGGATGGAGAACTTCCTCTCCGCCCACTTGGACAGCCTCACGAATGGGAGCCCCAGGAGCAGGTATATGATGGCCACCATGATCCCGGTTCCGAAGTAGTCGTAGTAGGTGGCGGCGATCTGTCCGTAGGCCTTGGTGAGGTCCACCATGGTTATTATGGAGACCAGGGAGGAGTCCTTGAGCAGGGATATAAAGTCGTTGGTGACCGGGGGGATCACCACCCGGAACGCCTGGGGGACCACCACGTGCCTCAATGCCTGCCAGCGGGTCATGGAGAGGGCCAGGGCCGCCTCCATCTGTCCCCTTGGCACCGCCAGGAGCCCCGCCCTGTAGTTCTCCGCCTCGTAGGCGGCGTAGTTCATCCCCAGCCCGATGACCCCCGCCATGAAGGGGGAGAGCTTGATCCCCACGTTGGGTAGCCCGTAGAAGATGAAGAAGAGCTGGATCAGCACCGGGGTCCCCCGGATGGCCTCGATGTATCCCAGCGCCAGGGTGGAGGCCCACCGGGGGCCGAAGACCCTCATGATGGCCAGCACGAACCCGAACGCCATGGCCAGCAACATGGCGCATATGGACACCTTCAGGGTCACCGTCGCCGCCTGGCCGAAGGTGGGGAGGAAGCTCACGTAGCGCCTCACCCGGTCCGCCAAGGACAGCCGGGGCTTGTGGGCCTCCGCCCAGTCGTTGTAGGCGTAGGGGGGCGACTTGGGAGGGGAGAAATCGTTCCACTCCTTGGCCATCACCGGGTTCCATAGGTTCCACTTGTCGTATATGCGCCGCAGCTCCCCCGAGTCCCGGAGCTTCATGAGGGCGGCGTTTATCTCCTTGAGGAGCTCCCTGTCCTCCTTCCGGACCGCTATGGCGTAGGTCATGGACCCCACCGGCTCGCCCACGAACTTGACCCCCGGGTTGAACCCGGCGGAGTACATGGCTATGGGGGCGTCGAAGAGGGTGGCGTCCAGTCGCCCGTTCATCAGGTCGTCGTAGGCGTTGGGCTCCACTATGTATGTCCTTATGTCCCTGCAGCCCAGATCCTTGAGCATGAAGTAGGCGTAGGACTGC from Thermanaerovibrio acidaminovorans DSM 6589 includes:
- a CDS encoding SIMPL domain-containing protein; this translates as MDGLDRSKVLASAVLGVCLVVSAFVLGMAADRIKGSERYVTVKGFSEMEVRADLAVWPIMFKVSANDLGTLQRLNDRAKGEIKAFLTSMGFSPQEISEAPPQITDLKTQFAVDQGMRIEERYVSQSYVTLRTGQVDKVKVAMERAGDLVSKGVVLSQEYGVMPEFIFTKLDSIKPKMVAEATVSARRAAEQFASDSQSRLGGIRRAEQGYFSIEDRDKGSPDYKRVRVVTTVQYYLEN
- a CDS encoding class I SAM-dependent RNA methyltransferase codes for the protein MRCAPDCRGCRYIHLTYQEGLRLKEEWLGRALPGRTGLISPIRTPGPDRLWGYRERVRLHAAVVDRRWRFGMMRQDRLIPLEDCPVQSQRVNRTLRLLSESLPPELPLAFVAVTFAQVALVFKSRGVPHLDIEWSKVAQAGCRGIWGHANPVAGRRIFSRGEWRLLWGEERSLGDLGTFYGPWSFTQQIPELHRDSIDEAVRFLSPGVGLGAADLYCGDGVSLRALSSAGAETLGVEISGLALRMAKLNSPSSKLLQGTCAQRTPQIGLFMSRFQENQRLAYVNPPRSGLEAEVVDLLGTTKVRRLAYLSCSAGTLNRDLDMLEARGYRCRKIIPYDFFPWTDHVECLALLDG
- a CDS encoding trimeric intracellular cation channel family protein, with translation MDLWDFSGTLWRTFEVMGTLAFAASGAFTGVRKGFDIFGVVVLGLITAVGGGITRDVLSGNLPPLAIRYPGYCVLAIVTSLAVFGRPIPVLKADRTVAVLDAIGLGAFAAGGSMMAVSMGFQSTFTVVALGVITAVGGGILRDVLSGTPPLIFRREVYASAAILGSLVFIPARSIMGDHWAMYVCMGVTTLCRLMGIFMDLHLPSGRPKRS
- a CDS encoding amidohydrolase family protein translates to MSEQVCIFVNDELVWALGGGRVVGSPGPGSREERYLGPYVALPGDFNGHAHPEQSLYVNLVEEGWDLGTWCRRTIYAHSVHMTPELIYLGCLRAFGRMLLNGITSVAVSFYCHNRMGNGLDREVIRAALDAGIRIMFGRMNYDVVSPDAYPEKRASQESYNEGTAYEGHLISLMEEFRGFEGVDVVPSLHSFHANTLEGIAKGMELAAEMSAPLQFHLSEDPQDVDICLDLYGERPVFVLARLMERAGPVRLLLSDAIWLDRAEKEMLREMGASVVFNPRMNRRMGVGTADFRGIIDRGIPVYLGTDGEASNYGLSVEEERRFLREEFECEVEPIPFCLPSGVVGSSEVGAFGDVKVLRDGAVEDVFVGGRKVVSQGRLLTVDLDEVCDRIARLTVLW
- a CDS encoding thioesterase family protein; its protein translation is MDFNELFPVGTYRRMVKKVSVSDTVTNRSKALEEFMSTAAFLETMTQLAVEILDHKLPEGFVSVGVRSEVHNLAPAVLGDDVTFTVTVDRVEGNRVVLSMKADDPHGPVATGLQERVVVSTDLLEKRVWERFGGR
- a CDS encoding ABC transporter substrate-binding protein/permease; protein product: MRKLILTIALLLSLASLAFGEERVLRWAGDSEGGVPFMFNDPNNVDRLIGFEVDIIEAVAREMGRKPVFVNNSWDNLIPGLNRRLYDVAINGLEVTPEHEQEVAFSIPYYHTYLQIAVRRENREIRSFEDLKDKTVGTLKQSYAYFMLKDLGCRDIRTYIVEPNAYDDLMNGRLDATLFDAPIAMYSAGFNPGVKFVGEPVGSMTYAIAVRKEDRELLKEINAALMKLRDSGELRRIYDKWNLWNPVMAKEWNDFSPPKSPPYAYNDWAEAHKPRLSLADRVRRYVSFLPTFGQAATVTLKVSICAMLLAMAFGFVLAIMRVFGPRWASTLALGYIEAIRGTPVLIQLFFIFYGLPNVGIKLSPFMAGVIGLGMNYAAYEAENYRAGLLAVPRGQMEAALALSMTRWQALRHVVVPQAFRVVIPPVTNDFISLLKDSSLVSIITMVDLTKAYGQIAATYYDYFGTGIMVAIIYLLLGLPFVRLSKWAERKFSIQDREKQRHHEQMMRGWR